The proteins below are encoded in one region of Equus caballus isolate H_3958 breed thoroughbred chromosome 16, TB-T2T, whole genome shotgun sequence:
- the LOC106781824 gene encoding C-C chemokine receptor type 5 — MDYQTTSPFYDIDYSTSEPCQKTDVRQIAARLLPPLYSLVFICGSLGNMLVILVLIKYVKLKRVADIYLLNLAISDLLFVLTLPLWAHYAAHSWVFGNRMCQLSIGLYFIGFFSGIFFIILLTIDRYLAIVHPVIPLKVSTVAFGVVSSGVTWLVAVFASLPGIIFTKSQKEDFLESEKESVYSCGPYFPPQWRNFHIIMITILSLVLPLLVMIICYSAILKTLLQCLPRKKHKAVRLIFVIMIVYFLFWAPYNIVLLLSTFQEIFGLSDFETSSRLDQAMQVTETLGMTHCCINPIIYAFVGEKFRRYLSMFFRKHVAKHLCKPRCPVFCGKTVERVSSRNTPSAGEQELSIA; from the coding sequence ATGGATTATCAGACGACAAGTCCGTTCTATGACATCGATTACAGTACGTCAGAGCCCTGCCAAAAAACCGATGTGAGACAAATCGCAGCCAGGCTCCTGCCCCCGCTCTACTCGCTGGTGTTCATCTGTGGTTCTCTGGGCAACATGCTGGTCATCCTTGTCCTGATAAAGTACGTAAAGCTAAAGAGGGTGGCTGACATCTACCTGCTCAACTTGGCCATCTCTGACTTGCTTTTCGTTCTCACCCTCCCATTGTGGGCTCACTACGCAGCACACAGTTGGGTTTTTGGAAATAGAATGTGTCAACTTTCGATTGGACTCTATTTTATAGGCTTCTTCTCTGGAATCTTCTTCATCATCCTCCTGACAATCGACAGGTACCTGGCTATCGTCCATCCTGTGATTCCTTTAAAGGTCAGCACCGTCGCCTTTGGGGTGGTGTCAAGTGGGGTCACTTGGCTGGTGGCTGTGTTTGCCTCTCTTCCAGGAATCATCTTTACCAAATCCCAAAAAGAAGACTTCTTGGAATCTGAGAAAGAGTCTGTTTACTCCTGCGGCCCTTATTTTCCACCACAATGGAGGAATTTCCATATAATAATGATCACCATTCTCAGCCTGGTCCTGCCACTGCTGGTCATGATCATCTGCTACTCAGCAATCCTGAAAACCCTGCTTCAGTGTCTCCCCAGGAAGAAGCATAAGGCCGTGAGGCTCATTTTCGTGATCATGATAGTGTACTTTCTCTTCTGGGCTCCCTACAACATCGTCCTTCTCCTGAGCACCTTCCAGGAAATCTTTGGCTTGAGTGACTTTGAGACCTCCAGTCGGCTGGACCAAGCCATGCAGGTGACGGAGACTCTTGGGATGACGCACTGCTGCATCAACCCCATCATCTACGCCTTCGTCGGTGAGAAGTTCAGAAGGTATCTCTCCATGTTCTTCCGAAAGCACGTTGCCAAACATCTCTGCAAACCTCGCTGCCCAGTTTTCTGTGGGAAGACTGTAGAACGAGTGAGTTCAAGAAACACCCCTTCCGCTGGGGAGCAGGAACTCTCAATAGCTTGA
- the CCR2 gene encoding C-C chemokine receptor type 2 (The RefSeq protein has 1 substitution compared to this genomic sequence) produces the protein MDGNNTFPQFGHNMLSTSHSLLTTNIKGKDEDPTTSYDYDFSEPCRKTDVKQIAAGLLPPLYSLVFIFGFVGNMLVVLILINCKKLKSMTDIYLLNLAISDLLFLVTLPVWAHYVTNGWVLGDEMCKLFTGLYHIGYFGGNFFIILLTIDRYLAIVHAVFALKARTVTFGVMTSGVTWVVAVFASLLGIIFTKSQKEDFSESEKESVYSCGPYFPTGWKDFHTIMRSILGLGLPLLVMIICYSGILKTLLRCRNEKKKHKAVRLIFVIMIVYFLFWAPYNIVLLLSSFQEIFGLSNCETPSRLDQAMQVTETLGMTHCCINPIIYAFVGEKFRRYLSMFFRKHIAKHLCKQCPVFYGETADRVSSTYTPSTGEQEVSAGL, from the coding sequence ATGGATGGCAACAACACATTTCCCCAGTTCGGCCACAACATGCTGTCCACATCTCATTCTCTGCTTACAACGAATATCAAGGGGAAGGATGAAGACCCCACCACTAGTTATGATTATGATTTCAGTGAGCCCTGCAGAAAAACAGATGTGAAACAAATTGCAGCTGGTCTCTTGCCCCCGCTCTACTCGCTGGTGTTCATCTTTGGTTTTGTGGGCAACATGCTGGTTGTCCTCATCCTGATAAACTGCAAAAAGTTGAAGAGCATGACTGACATCTACCTGCTCAATCTGGCCATCTCTGATCTGCTTTTTCTTGTTACTTTACCAGTGTGGGCTCATTACGTTACGAATGGGTGGGTCTTGGGGGATGAGATGTGTAAGTTATTCACAGGGCTGTATCACATTGGCTATTTTGGCGGAAACTTCTTCATCATCCTCTTGACAATCGATAGGTACCTGGCTATTGTCCACGCTGTGTTTGCTTTAAAAGCCAGAACTGTCACCTTTGGGGTGATGACAAGTGGGGTCACTTGGGTGGTGGCTGTGTTTGCCTCTCTCCTGGGAATCATCTTTACCAAATCCCAAAAAGAAGACTTCTCGGAATCTGAGAAAGAGTCTGTTTACTCCTGCGGCCCTTATTTTCCAACAGGATGGAAGGATTTCCATACAATAATGAGGAGCATCTTGGGCCTGGGCCTGCCACTGCTGGTCATGATCATCTGCTACTCAGGAATCCTGAAAACCCTGCTTCGGTGTCGCAATGAAAAGAAGAAGCACAAGGCCGTGAGGCTCATTTTCGTGATCATGATAGTGTACTTTCTCTTCTGGGCTCCCTACAACATCGTCCTTCTCCTGAGCTCCTTCCAGGAAATCTTTGGCTTGAGTAACTGTGAGACCACCAGTCGGCTGGACCAAGCCATGCAGGTGACGGAGACGCTTGGGATGACGCACTGCTGCATCAACCCCATCATCTACGCCTTCGTCGGTGAGAAGTTCAGAAGGTATCTCTCCATGTTCTTCCGAAAGCACATTGCCAAACATCTCTGCAAACAATGCCCAGTTTTCTATGGGGAGACAGCAGACCGAGTGAGTTCAACATACACTCCTTCCACTGGGGAGCAGGAAGTCTCAGCTGGTTTGTAA